One window from the genome of Enterobacter asburiae encodes:
- the pncB gene encoding nicotinate phosphoribosyltransferase, producing MTQFASPVLHTLLDTDAYKLHMQQAVFHHYYDVHVAAEFRCRGDDLLGIYADAIREQVNAMQHLTLQDEEYQWLSGLPFFKADYLNWLRDFRYKPEQVTVLNDNGKLDIRLEGPWREVIMWEVPLLAVISELAHRYRSPETGVEQAVAALENKLAAFSTLTEGLDMSRFRLMDFGTRRRFSRDVQEAIVKRLQQEPWFVGTSNYDLARRLSLTPMGTQAHEWFQAHQQISPDLANSQRAALAAWLEEYPNQLGIALTDCITMDAFLRDFGPEFAERYQGLRHDSGDPVEWGEKAIAHYEKLGIDPMSKVLVFSDNLDLAKAVELYRHFNTRVNLSFGIGTRLTCDIPQVKPLNIVIKLVECNGKPVAKLSDSPGKTICHDKAFVRALRKAFDLPQIKKAS from the coding sequence ATGACTCAATTCGCTTCTCCAGTTCTGCATACGTTGCTGGATACCGACGCGTATAAACTGCATATGCAGCAAGCCGTTTTCCACCATTACTATGACGTTCATGTCGCGGCGGAATTCCGCTGTCGTGGCGACGACTTGCTTGGTATCTACGCAGACGCCATTCGTGAACAGGTCAATGCTATGCAGCATCTGACGCTGCAGGACGAGGAATATCAGTGGCTTTCTGGCCTGCCTTTCTTCAAAGCCGACTACCTGAACTGGCTGCGCGATTTCCGCTATAAGCCGGAGCAGGTCACCGTGCTTAACGATAACGGCAAGCTGGATATTCGCCTTGAAGGGCCGTGGCGGGAAGTGATCATGTGGGAAGTGCCGCTTCTGGCGGTGATCAGTGAACTGGCTCACCGCTACCGTTCGCCGGAAACGGGCGTCGAGCAGGCGGTCGCCGCGCTGGAAAATAAACTCGCTGCTTTCTCTACGCTGACCGAAGGGCTGGACATGTCCCGCTTCCGCCTGATGGACTTTGGCACCCGCCGCCGTTTCTCGCGTGACGTTCAGGAAGCCATCGTTAAACGTCTGCAGCAGGAGCCGTGGTTCGTGGGCACCAGTAACTACGATCTGGCGCGCCGCCTCAGCCTGACGCCGATGGGCACCCAGGCGCACGAGTGGTTCCAGGCGCATCAGCAGATCAGCCCCGACCTGGCTAACAGCCAGCGCGCGGCGCTGGCCGCATGGCTTGAGGAGTACCCGAATCAGCTCGGGATCGCCCTCACCGATTGTATTACGATGGATGCCTTCCTGCGCGACTTTGGTCCCGAGTTCGCTGAACGTTACCAGGGTTTACGCCACGACTCCGGGGATCCGGTTGAATGGGGCGAGAAGGCCATTGCCCATTACGAGAAACTCGGCATCGATCCGATGAGCAAGGTGCTGGTCTTCTCCGATAATCTCGACCTGGCGAAAGCGGTCGAACTCTATCGCCATTTCAACACCCGGGTGAACCTGAGTTTCGGAATTGGTACCCGTCTGACCTGCGATATTCCTCAGGTAAAACCTCTGAATATCGTCATCAAACTGGTGGAATGTAACGGCAAGCCGGTGGCAAAACTCTCCGACAGCCCGGGTAAAACCATCTGCCATGACAAAGCGTTTGTCCGCGCATTGCGCAAAGCGTTCGATCTTCCCCAGATCAAAAAAGCCAGTTAA
- the asnS gene encoding asparagine--tRNA ligase, with amino-acid sequence MSVVPVADVLQGRVAVDQEVTVRGWVRTRRDSKAGISFLAVYDGSCFDPVQAVINNSLPNYNDDVLRLTTGCSVIVTGVVVASPGQGQSFEIQASAIEVTGWVEDPDTYPMAAKRHSIEYLREVAHLRPRTNLIGAVARVRHTLAQALHRFFDEQGYFWVSTPLITASDTEGAGEMFRVSTLDMENLPRTPEGKVDYDKDFFGKEAFLTVSGQLNGETYACALSKIYTFGPTFRAENSNTSRHLAEFWMLEPEVAFADLDDVAGLAEAMLKYVFKAVLEERPDDMKFFAERVDSDAVARLERFVSADFAQVDYTDAVAILEKCGETFENPVYWGVDLASEHERYLAEKHFKAPVVVKNYPKDIKAFYMRLNEDGKTVAAMDVLAPGIGEIIGGSQREERLDVLDARMEEMGLNPADYSWYRDLRRYGTVPHAGFGLGFERLIAYVTGVQNVRDVIPFPRTPRNASF; translated from the coding sequence ATGAGCGTTGTGCCTGTAGCCGACGTACTCCAGGGCCGTGTCGCCGTTGACCAGGAAGTCACCGTGCGCGGATGGGTGCGTACCCGCCGAGATTCTAAAGCTGGCATCTCCTTCCTTGCCGTCTATGACGGTTCCTGCTTTGATCCTGTACAGGCCGTCATTAATAATTCTCTGCCCAATTACAATGATGACGTTCTGCGCCTGACAACGGGTTGTTCGGTCATTGTGACTGGCGTTGTGGTGGCATCACCTGGCCAGGGCCAGAGCTTCGAAATTCAGGCCTCTGCGATTGAAGTCACCGGCTGGGTTGAAGATCCGGACACCTATCCGATGGCGGCAAAACGTCACAGCATCGAATATCTGCGTGAAGTCGCCCACCTGCGTCCGCGTACCAACCTGATTGGTGCGGTGGCGCGCGTGCGTCATACGCTGGCGCAGGCGCTGCATCGTTTCTTCGATGAGCAGGGTTACTTCTGGGTGTCTACTCCGCTGATCACCGCCTCCGATACGGAAGGTGCCGGTGAGATGTTCCGCGTCTCGACGCTGGACATGGAAAACCTGCCGCGCACGCCTGAAGGTAAAGTGGACTATGACAAAGACTTCTTTGGTAAAGAAGCTTTCCTGACGGTATCCGGTCAGCTCAACGGCGAAACGTACGCCTGTGCGCTGTCTAAGATCTACACCTTTGGCCCAACCTTCCGTGCCGAAAACTCCAACACCAGCCGTCACCTGGCGGAATTCTGGATGCTGGAGCCTGAAGTGGCGTTCGCCGACCTGGACGATGTTGCGGGTCTGGCGGAAGCGATGCTGAAGTATGTGTTCAAAGCGGTGCTGGAAGAGCGTCCTGACGACATGAAATTCTTCGCAGAACGCGTAGACAGCGATGCTGTGGCCCGTCTGGAGCGTTTCGTGTCCGCCGACTTTGCACAGGTGGACTATACCGACGCGGTGGCGATCCTCGAGAAATGCGGTGAGACGTTCGAGAACCCGGTTTACTGGGGCGTTGACCTGGCGTCTGAGCACGAACGCTATCTGGCTGAGAAGCATTTCAAAGCGCCGGTTGTGGTTAAAAACTACCCGAAAGACATTAAGGCCTTCTATATGCGCCTTAACGAAGACGGTAAAACCGTGGCAGCGATGGACGTACTGGCGCCGGGCATTGGTGAAATCATCGGTGGCTCTCAGCGTGAAGAGCGTCTTGACGTGCTGGACGCGCGTATGGAAGAGATGGGGCTCAACCCAGCTGACTACAGCTGGTACCGCGATCTGCGTCGTTACGGTACCGTACCGCACGCTGGTTTTGGTCTGGGCTTCGAGCGTCTGATTGCCTACGTTACCGGTGTTCAGAACGTACGTGACGTGATTCCTTTCCCACGTACTCCACGTAACGCCAGCTTCTAA
- a CDS encoding porin produces MMKRNILAVVIPALLVAGAANAAEIYNKNGNKLDLYGKVNAERDFVTNGDNTNNSDSTYAQIGFKGETQINDQLTGYGQWEYRALASSAEGEQSANNSTRTRLAFAGLKMADAGSLDYGRNYGIVYDVESYTDMAPTWSGETWGGGNVDNYMTSRSTGLLTYRNNDFFGLVDGLSFGLQYQAKNERADLRRANGDGVGYSVAYDFGSGFALTGAYSNANRTLDQKADGKGDKAEAWAIGGKYDANSLYLAAVYAETRNMSLLANTTGSNTPDASGDVFNVANKTQNFEVIAQYQFDFGLRPSLSYVQSKGKNLNTVSGGDADLAKYVEVGATYYFNKNFNVSADYRINLIDEDQAKRTGGGWVGTDDQVGLAAVYQF; encoded by the coding sequence ATGATGAAGCGCAATATTCTGGCAGTGGTAATCCCTGCCCTGCTGGTAGCCGGTGCAGCTAACGCTGCAGAAATCTATAACAAGAACGGCAACAAACTGGATCTGTACGGAAAAGTTAATGCTGAGCGTGACTTCGTTACTAATGGCGATAACACTAACAACTCAGATTCAACTTACGCACAGATCGGTTTCAAAGGCGAAACTCAGATCAACGACCAACTGACCGGTTATGGTCAGTGGGAATACCGTGCACTGGCCAGCTCTGCGGAAGGTGAACAGTCTGCAAACAACTCTACTCGTACTCGTCTGGCATTCGCTGGCCTGAAAATGGCTGACGCTGGCAGCCTCGACTACGGCCGTAACTACGGTATCGTATACGATGTAGAATCCTACACCGACATGGCGCCAACCTGGTCCGGCGAAACATGGGGCGGCGGCAATGTTGATAACTACATGACCAGCCGTTCTACTGGCCTGCTGACCTACCGTAACAACGATTTCTTTGGTCTGGTTGATGGTCTGAGCTTCGGCCTCCAGTACCAGGCTAAAAACGAGCGCGCTGACCTGCGTCGTGCGAATGGCGACGGTGTTGGTTACTCTGTAGCTTATGACTTCGGCAGCGGCTTTGCTCTGACTGGCGCATACAGCAATGCTAACCGTACTCTTGACCAGAAGGCCGATGGTAAAGGCGACAAAGCCGAAGCATGGGCAATTGGCGGTAAATACGATGCAAACAGCCTGTATCTGGCTGCTGTATACGCTGAAACCCGCAATATGAGCCTCCTGGCTAACACCACCGGTTCCAACACTCCTGATGCTTCTGGTGACGTGTTCAACGTAGCGAACAAAACCCAGAACTTCGAAGTTATCGCTCAGTACCAGTTCGACTTCGGTCTGCGTCCATCCCTGTCCTACGTTCAGAGTAAAGGTAAAAACCTGAACACCGTATCTGGCGGCGATGCAGATCTGGCTAAATACGTTGAAGTTGGTGCTACTTACTACTTCAACAAAAACTTCAACGTGTCTGCTGACTACCGCATCAACCTGATCGACGAAGATCAGGCCAAGCGCACTGGCGGCGGCTGGGTTGGTACCGACGACCAGGTTGGTCTGGCAGCTGTTTACCAGTTCTAA
- the aspC gene encoding aspartate transaminase — MFENITAAPADPILGLADLFRADDRPGKINLGIGVYKDETGKTPVLTSVKKAEQYLLENETTKNYLGIDGIPEFGRCTQELLFGKGSAIVSDKRARTAQTPGGTGALRVAADFLAKNTSVKRVWVSNPSWPNHKSVFNSAGLEVREYAYYDAANHSLDFDGLLASLSEAQAGDVVLFHGCCHNPTGIDPTLEQWEHLAKLSVEKGWLPLFDFAYQGFARGLEEDAEGLRAFAAVHQELIVASSYSKNFGLYNERVGACTLVAANEETVDRAFSQMKSVIRANYSNPPAHGASVVATILSNDALRAIWEQELNDMRQRIQRMRLLFVNTLAEKGADRDFSFIIKQNGMFSFSGLTKEQVLRLREEFGVYAVASGRVNVAGMTPDNMAPLCEAIVAVL; from the coding sequence ATGTTTGAGAACATTACCGCCGCTCCTGCCGACCCTATTCTGGGCCTGGCCGATCTGTTTCGTGCCGACGACCGCCCTGGCAAAATCAACCTGGGTATTGGTGTATATAAAGATGAAACCGGCAAAACTCCGGTACTGACCAGCGTTAAGAAAGCTGAGCAGTATCTGCTGGAAAACGAAACCACCAAAAACTACCTCGGTATTGATGGTATCCCTGAATTTGGTCGCTGCACCCAGGAGCTGCTGTTCGGTAAAGGCAGCGCAATTGTGAGTGACAAACGTGCCCGTACAGCACAGACCCCAGGCGGTACCGGTGCGCTGCGCGTGGCGGCGGATTTCCTGGCGAAAAACACCTCTGTTAAGCGCGTATGGGTGAGCAACCCAAGCTGGCCAAACCACAAGAGCGTGTTTAACTCTGCGGGTCTGGAAGTGCGTGAATATGCTTACTACGACGCGGCAAACCACTCTCTCGACTTTGACGGCCTGCTGGCGAGCCTGAGCGAAGCGCAGGCAGGTGACGTGGTGCTGTTCCACGGCTGCTGCCACAACCCAACCGGTATCGACCCGACGCTTGAGCAGTGGGAACACCTGGCGAAGCTGTCCGTAGAAAAAGGCTGGCTGCCGCTGTTTGACTTTGCCTACCAGGGCTTCGCCCGTGGTCTGGAAGAAGATGCCGAAGGCCTGCGCGCGTTCGCCGCGGTGCATCAGGAGCTGATTGTCGCGAGTTCTTATTCCAAGAACTTCGGTCTGTACAATGAGCGCGTAGGTGCCTGTACGCTGGTTGCAGCTAACGAAGAGACCGTTGATCGTGCGTTCAGCCAGATGAAATCGGTTATCCGCGCGAACTACTCTAACCCACCGGCACACGGTGCGTCTGTTGTTGCCACCATCCTGAGCAACGATGCGCTGCGCGCTATCTGGGAACAAGAGCTGAACGATATGCGCCAGCGCATTCAGCGCATGCGCCTGCTGTTTGTGAACACCCTGGCTGAGAAAGGCGCGGACCGCGACTTCAGCTTTATCATCAAACAGAACGGCATGTTCTCGTTCAGCGGCCTGACCAAAGAGCAGGTTCTGCGTCTGCGTGAAGAGTTTGGCGTGTACGCCGTAGCGTCTGGACGCGTGAACGTTGCAGGCATGACGCCTGACAACATGGCGCCACTGTGCGAAGCGATTGTCGCCGTACTGTAA
- a CDS encoding MBL fold metallo-hydrolase gives MNYRIIPVTAFSQNCSLIWCEQTKLAALVDPGGDAEKIKQEVAASGVTLMQILLTHGHLDHVGAAAELAEHYGVPVIGPEKEDEFWLQGLPAQSRMFGLDECQPLTPDRWLNEGERVNVGNVTLQVLHCPGHTPGHIVFFDDQSRLLISGDVIFKGGVGRSDFPRGDHGQLIQSIKQKLLPLGDDVTFIPGHGPMSTLGYERLHNPFLQDEMPVW, from the coding sequence ATGAACTATCGTATTATTCCGGTTACCGCGTTCTCCCAGAATTGTTCATTGATCTGGTGCGAACAGACTAAACTGGCCGCGCTTGTCGATCCCGGCGGTGACGCTGAGAAAATCAAGCAGGAAGTCGCAGCAAGCGGCGTCACGCTGATGCAGATTTTGCTCACTCATGGTCATCTTGACCATGTAGGTGCTGCGGCTGAACTGGCTGAACACTATGGTGTGCCGGTGATCGGCCCGGAAAAAGAAGATGAGTTCTGGCTGCAGGGGTTACCCGCCCAAAGCCGCATGTTTGGCCTTGATGAGTGTCAGCCCCTGACGCCCGATCGCTGGCTAAACGAGGGAGAGCGCGTTAACGTAGGGAATGTGACTTTACAGGTGTTGCATTGTCCTGGGCATACGCCAGGCCATATCGTCTTCTTTGATGACCAGTCCCGTCTGCTGATTTCCGGCGATGTGATCTTCAAAGGTGGCGTAGGACGCAGCGATTTTCCGCGCGGCGACCACGGGCAGCTGATTCAGTCGATTAAACAAAAGTTATTGCCGCTGGGCGATGACGTTACGTTTATTCCTGGACACGGTCCGATGTCGACGCTGGGCTATGAACGGCTCCATAACCCGTTCCTTCAGGATGAAATGCCTGTCTGGTAA
- a CDS encoding YcbK family protein: MDKFDANRRKLLALGGVALGAAAILPTPAFATLSTPRPRVLTLNNLHTGESLKAEFFDGRGYIQDELARLNHFFRDFRANKIKAIDPGLFDQIFRLQGLLGTSKPVQLISGYRSIDTNNELRAHSRGVAKKSYHTKGQAMDFHIEGVSLANIRKAALSMRAGGVGYYPSSNFVHIDTGPVRHW, from the coding sequence ATGGACAAATTTGACGCTAATCGCCGCAAACTGCTGGCGTTAGGTGGCGTTGCGCTTGGCGCAGCGGCCATCCTGCCGACGCCAGCATTTGCCACCCTCTCGACACCTCGTCCGCGAGTTTTAACGCTCAACAATCTTCATACCGGTGAGTCGCTAAAAGCGGAGTTTTTTGATGGCAGAGGCTATATTCAGGATGAATTAGCAAGACTTAACCATTTTTTCCGTGATTTCCGCGCGAATAAAATAAAAGCCATCGATCCAGGACTGTTTGATCAGATTTTCCGCCTTCAGGGCCTGCTGGGCACCAGCAAGCCGGTGCAGCTCATCTCTGGCTATCGCTCGATTGATACCAATAATGAACTGCGCGCCCACAGCCGCGGGGTAGCGAAAAAAAGCTATCACACGAAGGGACAGGCAATGGATTTCCATATTGAAGGCGTTTCGTTAGCCAATATTCGCAAAGCCGCGTTATCTATGCGCGCAGGTGGTGTAGGATATTACCCCAGCAGCAACTTTGTGCATATTGATACCGGTCCGGTTCGGCACTGGTAA
- the ldtD gene encoding L,D-transpeptidase: protein MLLKKECGRQLSALSLCLAVMFAPLLTAQADEPEIVPTDSSATTGAQPTSLSQPLDQSPATAIMAGIKPLPEGIDAESLSQQLQSELPSGYTPVYINQLTLLYAARDMKPMWENRDAVRAFQQQLAEVAIAGFQPQFTKWVELLTDPSVSGQARDVVLSDAMMGYLQFVAGIPVNGNRWLYSDKPYKLATPALSVINQWQLALDNGELPRFIASLAPAHPQYATLHQSLLALVGDTRPWPQMRSTATLRPGQWSSDVPALREILMRSGLLDGGPKIALPGDDPQSVAVSPSAPVKEKKAVVLSNKPAAYDRELVAAVKQFQAAQGLGADGVIGQTTRDWLNVSPAQRAGVLALNIQRLRLLPGTLSTGIMVNIPAYSLVYYQDGSEKLASRVIVGRPDRKTPMMSSALNNVVVNPPWNVPPTLARKDILPKVWNDPGYLERHGYTVMRGWNSKEAIDPYMVDWSTITASNLPFRFQQAPGAHNSLGRYKFNMPSSEAIYLHDTPNHNLFQKDTRALSSGCVRVNKASELANMLLQDAGWNDTRISDALKQGDTRYVNIRHNIPVNLYYLTAFVGEDGRTQYRTDIYNYDLTARSGAQILPKAEQLIR, encoded by the coding sequence ATGTTGCTTAAGAAAGAATGTGGTCGTCAGCTGTCTGCGCTGAGTTTATGCCTGGCAGTGATGTTTGCTCCGCTGTTAACCGCCCAGGCCGACGAGCCTGAAATTGTGCCGACTGACAGCTCGGCAACGACAGGCGCGCAGCCAACGTCGTTGTCCCAGCCGCTGGACCAGTCTCCGGCAACGGCTATCATGGCCGGTATTAAACCGCTGCCGGAAGGCATCGATGCCGAATCGCTCAGTCAGCAGCTGCAGTCGGAGCTGCCGTCAGGCTACACGCCTGTCTATATCAATCAGCTCACGCTCCTCTATGCTGCCCGCGATATGAAACCGATGTGGGAAAACCGCGATGCGGTGCGCGCCTTTCAGCAGCAACTGGCGGAGGTCGCGATTGCAGGGTTTCAGCCGCAGTTTACAAAGTGGGTTGAGCTGTTAACCGATCCTTCCGTCTCCGGGCAGGCGCGGGACGTGGTGCTTTCCGATGCCATGATGGGCTACCTGCAGTTCGTGGCGGGTATTCCGGTCAACGGCAACCGCTGGCTCTATAGCGATAAGCCGTACAAGCTGGCGACGCCGGCGCTGTCGGTGATTAACCAATGGCAGCTAGCGCTGGACAATGGCGAACTGCCGCGCTTTATCGCCAGCCTCGCACCGGCGCACCCACAATATGCCACTCTGCACCAGTCGCTCCTCGCACTGGTGGGGGACACGCGTCCGTGGCCACAAATGCGCAGTACCGCGACGCTGCGTCCGGGGCAGTGGAGCAGCGATGTGCCCGCCCTGCGCGAGATCCTGATGCGTTCTGGTCTTCTTGACGGCGGGCCGAAGATTGCTCTTCCGGGTGATGATCCACAAAGCGTCGCCGTCAGCCCGTCAGCGCCCGTGAAAGAGAAGAAAGCCGTTGTCCTGAGCAACAAACCTGCGGCTTACGATCGCGAGCTGGTGGCGGCCGTTAAGCAATTCCAGGCCGCTCAGGGGCTGGGGGCCGATGGCGTCATTGGTCAGACGACGCGCGACTGGCTGAACGTATCGCCTGCGCAGCGGGCAGGGGTGCTGGCGCTCAATATCCAGCGTTTGCGCTTGCTGCCGGGAACGCTCTCTACCGGAATTATGGTTAACATCCCGGCGTATTCCCTGGTCTATTATCAGGATGGTAGCGAAAAACTGGCGTCGCGCGTGATTGTCGGGCGTCCGGATCGTAAAACACCGATGATGAGCAGCGCGCTAAATAACGTGGTGGTTAACCCGCCGTGGAACGTGCCGCCGACCCTGGCGCGTAAAGACATTCTGCCGAAGGTCTGGAACGATCCGGGTTATCTGGAGCGTCATGGCTATACGGTGATGCGTGGATGGAACAGTAAAGAGGCTATCGATCCTTATATGGTCGACTGGTCGACGATCACCGCGTCGAATCTGCCGTTCCGTTTCCAGCAGGCTCCCGGGGCGCACAACTCTTTAGGGCGCTACAAATTCAATATGCCGAGTTCAGAAGCCATCTATCTTCACGATACGCCGAACCACAACCTGTTCCAGAAAGATACTCGCGCGCTGAGTTCTGGCTGCGTGCGCGTGAACAAAGCCTCGGAGCTGGCCAATATGCTGCTGCAGGATGCGGGCTGGAACGATACGCGCATCTCGGATGCCCTGAAACAGGGGGATACGCGTTACGTTAATATTCGCCACAATATTCCGGTCAATCTTTACTATCTGACGGCGTTTGTGGGTGAAGACGGGCGTACTCAGTATCGTACAGATATTTACAATTATGATCTCACCGCGCGATCCGGCGCACAAATTTTGCCAAAAGCGGAACAATTAATCAGGTAA